One Algibacter sp. L3A6 genomic region harbors:
- a CDS encoding RagB/SusD family nutrient uptake outer membrane protein — translation MKNIIKLFILSTAVTLSSCEDFLEKTPLDVVSEVDFYSTPGDLRASVNAFYNDLPSWSNTSVGFSVLPDLDSDMGIAENINSRLSGQTGVATESSNSVWSWDEVREVNWLLDHVDQAEGDQTEIDQYIGETYFFRAYYYFNLLVDYGDLPIFEKYFDDKDEEFLFAARDPRNEVADFILSDLTTAISLLQSFPDISTSPRVSKEAALLLKARIALYEGTWERYHNGTAFGVEGSNGSTYLEIAADTSEELIDSGVFTLHDDYSTLFNQIGLSGNSEVMLWRDFDNDLGFNNSLQISWPNRCAYTREAIRTYLCIDGDPISVSDLYDEGDKSLATIEVDRDPRLAALIMVPGDLIKRDGSSTVAYIAPDFTTANAGLTGYESQKYRNIDIDPVTSDFTKNTSKVIMRYAEALLIFAEAKAELGTITQDDLEKSINKLRTRVGMPGITLGSITVDPDWPNYGYTLTDILYEVRRERTVELMAEGFRLDDLLRWRAHELVNGTTPRGAYFYDGIVNSDTPESNVTIDSEGYIAPFLNSDPYNFDETKAYLLPIPSNELILNPNLLPQNPGW, via the coding sequence ATGAAAAATATAATAAAATTATTTATTTTAAGTACAGCAGTGACTTTGTCGTCTTGCGAAGACTTTTTAGAAAAAACACCTTTGGATGTTGTCTCGGAGGTTGACTTTTACAGCACACCTGGTGATTTAAGAGCGTCAGTTAATGCTTTTTATAATGATTTGCCAAGTTGGTCAAATACTAGTGTAGGTTTCTCTGTACTACCCGATCTTGATTCTGATATGGGTATTGCTGAAAATATAAACTCTAGACTTAGTGGTCAAACAGGTGTAGCTACAGAATCTTCAAATTCAGTTTGGAGTTGGGACGAGGTAAGAGAAGTTAATTGGCTTTTAGATCATGTTGATCAAGCAGAAGGTGATCAAACAGAAATTGACCAATACATAGGAGAAACTTATTTCTTTAGAGCGTATTATTATTTTAATCTTTTAGTTGATTACGGTGATTTACCAATATTTGAGAAATATTTTGATGATAAGGATGAAGAGTTTTTATTTGCTGCTAGAGACCCAAGAAATGAAGTAGCCGATTTTATCCTTTCGGATTTAACCACTGCTATTTCTTTATTACAATCTTTTCCAGATATCTCAACAAGTCCTCGTGTAAGTAAAGAAGCTGCTTTATTACTAAAAGCAAGGATTGCGCTTTATGAAGGGACATGGGAAAGGTATCATAATGGAACAGCTTTTGGCGTAGAAGGCTCTAACGGTTCTACTTATTTAGAAATCGCTGCAGATACTTCTGAAGAACTTATCGATAGTGGTGTATTTACGCTTCATGATGATTACTCTACTTTATTTAACCAAATTGGGCTTAGTGGTAATAGCGAAGTGATGCTTTGGAGAGATTTCGATAATGATTTAGGTTTTAATAATAGCTTACAAATTTCTTGGCCTAATCGTTGTGCTTATACAAGGGAAGCAATACGCACCTATTTATGTATTGATGGCGACCCTATTTCAGTGAGTGATTTATATGATGAAGGAGATAAATCTTTAGCGACCATAGAAGTAGACAGAGATCCAAGATTAGCCGCTTTAATAATGGTACCTGGAGATTTAATTAAAAGAGATGGTAGCTCAACTGTTGCTTATATAGCTCCTGATTTTACTACTGCTAATGCAGGACTTACGGGGTACGAATCGCAAAAGTATAGAAATATTGATATAGATCCTGTTACTAGCGATTTTACTAAAAACACGTCTAAGGTTATAATGCGTTATGCTGAAGCTTTATTAATTTTTGCTGAAGCTAAAGCTGAATTGGGCACCATTACTCAAGACGATTTAGAAAAGTCTATTAATAAGTTACGTACTCGTGTAGGTATGCCTGGCATAACATTAGGATCGATAACTGTGGATCCTGATTGGCCGAATTATGGCTATACTCTTACAGATATTTTATATGAAGTTCGTAGAGAACGTACTGTTGAACTAATGGCAGAAGGTTTTAGACTTGATGATTTATTACGTTGGAGAGCTCATGAATTAGTTAATGGAACCACTCCTAGAGGAGCATATTTTTACGATGGTATTGTAAATTCAGATACACCAGAATCAAATGTAACGATAGATTCTGAAGGTTATATTGCTCCATTTCTTAATTCAGATCCTTATAATTTTGATGAAACTAAAGCCTATTTATTACCTATACCAAGTAACGAATTAATACTTAACCCGAATTTATTGCCACAAAATCCAGGTTGGTAA
- a CDS encoding BPSS1187 family protein, whose amino-acid sequence MKQIFTSLLLIVIINSSVFSQTSTGFPEEYKVLHIEPSKTDSTISEANSPHLVVYNPEAKQGKLLFFMPGTGGIALKGPKSLFATAVNQGYHVINISYINTPAVAQICRGKVLAENSNCTEEFRTRRIYGNNNFSLIDDAPQDAIVNRLTKLLIYLSEHDKTGNWDTYLENGAPKWSEIAVSGQSQGGGMAAFIAKEQLVSRVVDFSFFRRLGLFR is encoded by the coding sequence ATGAAACAGATTTTTACATCACTTCTTTTAATTGTAATTATTAATAGTAGTGTTTTTTCGCAAACTTCAACTGGGTTTCCAGAAGAATATAAAGTTTTACATATTGAACCTTCTAAAACAGATTCTACAATTTCAGAAGCAAATTCACCACATTTAGTAGTTTATAATCCAGAGGCTAAACAAGGGAAGCTTCTTTTCTTTATGCCAGGAACAGGAGGAATTGCGCTAAAAGGGCCAAAGAGTTTATTTGCTACAGCCGTAAATCAAGGCTATCACGTTATTAATATATCATACATTAATACACCAGCAGTGGCGCAAATTTGTAGAGGAAAAGTACTTGCTGAAAATTCTAATTGTACTGAAGAATTCAGAACTAGGCGTATTTATGGAAATAATAATTTCTCATTAATTGATGATGCTCCTCAAGATGCCATAGTGAATAGATTAACTAAGTTACTTATTTATCTATCGGAACATGATAAAACAGGTAATTGGGATACTTATTTAGAAAATGGAGCTCCTAAATGGAGTGAAATTGCAGTTTCTGGTCAGTCTCAAGGAGGGGGAATGGCCGCTTTTATAGCTAAAGAACAATTGGTGTCGCGTGTAGTAGATTTTTCATTTTTCAGGAGGCTGGGATTATTCAGATAA
- a CDS encoding sulfatase, with amino-acid sequence MKILLRCITAFFLFVACGKQAKVTSAPHNISERKPNIIFLSIDDLRADLGSYGNTEIKTPNMDALAATSMVMLNTHCQAAVCAPSRASTMLGYRPDSTRVWHLGDKFREINPEAVTMPQYFNKAGYYTVNIGKIFHNYMPDSISWDEPDLKPYPYNTKAYALRDAETYYYTEAALEDQKKQRTILLEKRKGRKVYGDGWNRGPAIEDADVPDSLYFDAMQTQLALETIDRIKGNKKPFFMGLGLYRPHLPFVVPKKYWDLYPVGSVSPAANPKLPKNAAVMSANSNYELRAYTNPYKIGRPEDAPLPETYSDSLKRGYYASVSFVDACVGKLVTGLKERGLYENTVIVLWGDHGWKLGDHNGWGKMTNFYIDTHVPLIIKGVNQKEGKRIEALSELVDIFPTLCDLTGVDKADYLQGTSLIPIFENPDLEWKDAVFTQFRRRKGVSKDGNEYMGYSMQTKQHHYIEWYRWDNEKKLKGDFADTELYDHFVDSNETVNVAKNPEQKDVVKRLSEQLKKGWRGALPKIK; translated from the coding sequence ATGAAGATTTTATTAAGATGTATTACTGCGTTTTTCTTATTTGTAGCTTGCGGAAAACAAGCTAAGGTTACCTCTGCACCACATAATATTTCAGAAAGAAAACCGAACATTATTTTCTTATCAATCGACGATTTAAGAGCTGATCTTGGAAGCTACGGTAATACAGAGATTAAGACACCAAATATGGATGCTTTGGCTGCAACTTCCATGGTGATGTTAAATACGCATTGTCAAGCTGCGGTTTGTGCACCATCTAGAGCAAGTACAATGCTGGGGTATAGGCCAGATTCTACGCGAGTTTGGCATTTAGGCGATAAGTTTAGAGAGATTAATCCGGAAGCGGTTACTATGCCTCAGTATTTCAACAAAGCTGGTTATTACACAGTTAACATTGGTAAAATTTTTCATAATTACATGCCAGATTCTATTTCGTGGGACGAGCCAGATTTAAAACCATATCCTTACAATACTAAAGCTTATGCGTTGCGTGATGCTGAAACTTATTACTATACCGAAGCCGCGCTAGAAGATCAAAAAAAGCAAAGAACCATTCTTTTAGAAAAAAGAAAAGGACGAAAAGTGTATGGAGATGGATGGAATCGTGGTCCCGCAATAGAGGATGCCGATGTACCGGATTCGTTATATTTTGATGCGATGCAAACACAATTAGCATTAGAAACGATTGATAGAATAAAAGGTAATAAAAAGCCGTTTTTTATGGGGCTTGGACTTTATAGGCCACACCTTCCTTTTGTAGTGCCAAAAAAATATTGGGATTTATATCCTGTGGGCTCAGTTTCTCCAGCAGCCAATCCAAAATTACCAAAAAACGCTGCGGTAATGTCCGCTAATTCTAATTATGAATTAAGAGCTTATACTAATCCTTATAAAATTGGACGTCCAGAAGATGCACCACTTCCAGAAACTTATTCCGATTCGCTCAAAAGAGGATACTATGCAAGCGTAAGTTTTGTTGATGCTTGTGTTGGGAAGCTAGTGACAGGCTTAAAGGAAAGAGGCCTTTATGAAAATACAGTTATTGTTTTATGGGGTGACCATGGATGGAAATTAGGCGATCACAACGGATGGGGTAAAATGACTAATTTTTATATTGATACGCATGTGCCGTTAATTATAAAAGGAGTCAATCAAAAAGAGGGAAAACGCATTGAAGCACTTTCAGAATTAGTAGATATTTTCCCAACACTTTGTGATTTAACAGGTGTAGATAAAGCTGATTATTTACAAGGTACTAGTTTAATTCCTATTTTTGAAAACCCAGATTTAGAATGGAAAGATGCTGTTTTTACACAGTTTAGAAGACGAAAAGGCGTTTCTAAAGATGGAAATGAATACATGGGCTATTCTATGCAAACCAAGCAACATCATTATATTGAATGGTATCGTTGGGATAATGAAAAAAAGTTAAAAGGTGATTTTGCTGATACTGAATTATACGACCACTTTGTAGATAGTAATGAAACAGTTAATGTGGCTAAAAATCCTGAACAGAAAGATGTTGTTAAACGTTTATCTGAGCAATTAAAAAAAGGTTGGAGAGGCGCATTGCCAAAAATCAAATAG
- a CDS encoding aspartate/glutamate racemase family protein, which yields MNHKDMKTLGLIGGTSWHSTIEYYAAINQSINDYYGNNTNPPLLVYTLNQAEVHRFQKEDKWDSIAGMLTEAALSLNKAGAESVMFCANTPHKVYQTVQDQLDFPVIHIADATAKAIHNKDIKSVGFIGTIYSMEADFVTQRIADNGIEVLVPEDKVVLNELHRIIQEELTYGDVKPESKTYVLAVIQGFVDKGAEGIVLGCTEFPLMIFDEDLDIPAFNTTDIHAMAGVNYILNK from the coding sequence ATGAATCATAAAGATATGAAAACCCTTGGGCTAATAGGTGGCACCTCTTGGCACTCTACAATCGAGTATTATGCGGCAATTAATCAATCTATCAACGATTATTACGGTAATAATACCAATCCGCCTTTATTAGTTTATACACTCAATCAGGCTGAGGTTCATAGGTTTCAAAAGGAAGATAAATGGGATTCTATAGCTGGTATGTTGACGGAAGCTGCATTAAGCCTTAATAAGGCTGGAGCAGAATCTGTTATGTTTTGTGCTAATACGCCGCATAAAGTATATCAAACAGTACAGGATCAATTAGATTTTCCGGTAATACATATTGCAGATGCTACCGCTAAGGCAATTCATAATAAAGATATTAAAAGTGTTGGTTTTATAGGAACTATTTACTCTATGGAAGCCGATTTTGTAACCCAAAGAATTGCTGATAATGGTATAGAAGTTTTAGTTCCTGAAGATAAAGTTGTGTTGAATGAATTACATAGAATTATACAAGAAGAACTAACTTATGGAGACGTTAAACCCGAATCGAAAACCTATGTGCTAGCGGTTATTCAGGGTTTTGTTGATAAAGGAGCGGAAGGAATTGTTTTAGGTTGTACCGAGTTTCCTTTAATGATTTTTGATGAAGATTTAGATATTCCAGCTTTCAATACCACAGATATTCATGCTATGGCTGGAGTAAATTATATTCTAAATAAATAG